CTACTCTGTGACTGGAGTAactggggaggaaagaaagcagactTTCAGTTATACGTGAGATGAATTGTAGATCTTCTCCAGGAGGTCCATGCTGGTTTTGCAGGGCAGGAATGCATCAGAGTTTCATAGACCATAGCTCCCAGTGCACAGCTTGACAGTTCCTACTGCACGGGTCAATCACAATGCTGCTcagcagggtcacctagagctCACTAAACACAAAGCTCTAAAGTGAAGACAGAACACTCCTTGAGACATAAAAAGCCTACTCTTTTCCTAAATGAGAGAGCAGATTCATAACCCCTTCCTGAAATCCAGCTGTCAGCAGGTAACACTGACTCAGATAACATTACTAGGAGATTAAagaagtggatttttttattcaaacaaTTTCATGGCAAAACTGGAAACAGAATGTACTAAGTCGTATAAAACCAGTTCCATCCTGAGCTCTTGCCTGCAGTGACTGTGCTGATCAGGCAGACAGGACTTGCATAATGTGTGAATCCCAATCTATAGTAATGTGTCTAATGGAATCCCCTGAGTTCACTTTGTCAACATTAGCCCAAAGAGGGAATAAAAAGGAATGAGCTCATCAAGAACACTTTCCACCACCTAGGAGCATCCTACCTGCCCTCAGATTATGAGATCTCAGTGTAGAGAATGTTTAGTGCATGCTCAGAATTTACTGGTCCAATGGACAAccaagaaatataattttttaaggCAAAAGGACGAGTGGTGggtcacagaaccacagaatcatagaatcatctaggttggaagagacctccaagatcacctagtccaacctctgacctaacactaacaagtccttaTCCACTAACAGTTGGATATCATTCTTTAATATCCAACTGTGCTTCACCCCTCTGCCCAGGTCCCAGTCCCTGTTTAAATGAGAATGCTCCATGTAATGACATAGTAAATGTATCAATATAACATTGACAAATAACCCTCAAGTGACAGGGTACTCCCTTGCCCTCAGATGTCGTGCAAGCCAAGAGGTCAGTAGAGCAAGCTGCCTGGGATTAATAGCACAGACGAGAGCTAGTTTCTTTGTCCCTTCACCTATGATTCCTGTTCCTAACAATTTTAATTCATTGGGATACTTTTTCATCAAGAACATTGAGACTCGTGGGAAGATTTCAACTCCAAAAAGATTTAAAGCAACATGTAAATAATGGTCTGCTCAATATTAATTTCTGGGGTATTTAAAAAGGCCAATTAACCCAATTTGCAGCATTATGTCTGTCATAAACACTTTAATTCAGTTCAAGTCAACTTAAGCCAGAACAAGGGATAAAAAGTAATAAGCCCATTAAGAGACCTGTAGATAGCCAAAGGGAAGGTGTTAATGGCCTCTAAACAGTTAGTTAATGGCTAGATCTGCTCTGAGCCAGTTCTCTCCCATCTGTTTATAAAGCAGAAATCAAGAATAGTTGTAAAAACCAAAGAGCAACAACGTCAAGATAATGTGAGTACACACCActgcaaagtaattttttcaAAGTGTGTGTAAATGAACGCTCAAGAGCTGGAGCACACTCAAGAGCTGGAGCACACAGGTGAGATCTCACTGCTTTTTAGGAGAACTGAACCCCCCCCATTGAAACCCTGCCCAGTTCAGCCTATGGCTCAGTCGGTCTAAACGACCTAAACCAGCATCTTCATCCATTATATTGCCTGTGAATTTTGATCTGAGGATgagtatttaaatattctttttagcATTATCCAATCTccacagcagcatcctgctCACTGGCTTATAACCATTACCAAGGATAAGTAAATACAGCACCTTTGTTTTCTCAGGGACCCTCCAGAGCTGCTCACCGTACAAACTGGGAATCTCTAACTAACTGTAAACTCAGCACTCAGGTTGTGCTCCACACCTCTATGTGTGCATGGAGGCAAGGTCAGAGACTGCCTCACTGCCATTCCCAAGACTGCTTTTAAGACACAAAGACACAAAACAGGCTGCTTCCATTGTGCTCATCTTAAAGTTCACTAGAAAAACACGACTCAATGCCAAGGTATTACAACACTGTAATAGGCTTACATGAGTAGCCAGTGTGTccttgccacaaagaaggctTACACtaggctgcattaggcaaagtattgccagcagtTTGAGAGAGATGATCCTAGCACCTGGAGCACCATGTCCcgttctgggctcctcagtacaagcAAGACATGGGCATGCTGGAGACAGTCCAGCAAAGATgtccacaaagatgatgaagggactggagcatctctccagggactggagcatcttcTCCtcaggaaaggctgagagagctgcaACTGTTgtcttccaacctcaaccagtCTGTGGTTCTGTGCTTCTCTGGACAATGCTCTTCTCCCAGGTCACCTTCTCTCATGCTAGATGCCTCTATTGTCTAGATATATCTAGCTTCTCAGTGCAGGGATTGTCATTCATGACttgcaaatttttaaaatgctccaGTTACTGTAGTTCTTAATTCCCTTTGAGAAATTTTACTTCTCATTTGCACAGGGCAGAATTGTGGGATGTGATGCACACTGGGCACCAGGGCAGAGTCGTACATATAAGACAAAAGAGACAATGAAAGTTTGattgggaaaaacaacaacagcaacaaaaccaaaatagaTGCTTAATTAGCACCATCACCCCGGatccaccaccaccaaacaacCTCCTGCGAGGCAGTATACTGCAAAGGATTATTACTTCACAGACCTCAGCTGAGTTCCTGTGATACATGCACTTTATCAGATACAGTTCCAAGTTTCCTGTGTACAGCAAGGTTAATACATGGTTACAGTGTGCTTGAAGTCTAATGCCCACAGTGTACATATGATGGATGTGAGTTCCATTTGTTTGTAAAGTGGTATTTCTGAGGCACAATTCTTGCATCAAAATGAAGCTACTCAACAGTGTGTGTTTGAgttcaaagcagaaaaggttCAACCAGCTTCCAGAGAACATAACTTAAAATCCCCTGCTGCCAGAGTCATTTTGCCTTGGTGCAGGAACATGCCTGTCTCTGCTGCATCAGAATCCAGTCTCTGCTTAGTTGCCTCTCCAGTCCCTTTCTTCTCTTGTCTCCAGGAAACAGGGCGCAAGCCCTCATTATTTCAGTGTGACCACCCCAATGCATTTACATTTGTGCAAGTGAGGGATGGTGGGGGGGGAAATATTCCTGCAATTGAGTACAAGCTCAAGAGAGAGATTTTGACTGCTTCAGTGATTCTGCTGTCCCCTTATTACtacctctctctctccctccttcctgaTTTGTTACCTGGCAAAACTTCTGGTTTTCACCCCTCATACAGGGGCTGTCCCCAGATTTGGGGATCTCAGCACTGAGGTAACAGGAGCACTAGACATTTTTGGTGCTTGCTTTTTCCCTTACCCCACAGTAGAGAATTATGTCCCACTCTCCATACTTCTTTCTTGTACTCTAGGATTTGTTTGGACCCTCTAGAGCTGATTTTACTGCTTGCAGCTGTAGACCACCTCTTCTTGCATGCACTGTTGGCACTCAACATAGCAACACCACTGCACCTGACAGTGGCAAGAGAAGGTAACCAACCGGCTCTGGGTGTTATAGCCTCGTCCACAGCACATGCTGTCACAGTTGCCCTCACGAGAGCAGGTCCTCCCAGCAGTTCCCAGGGAGTATTTGCTGGGCCGGCAGAAACTGGGGGAGTCTTCCACATACACCAGGTCAGTGGCACGGGGTGAAGCAGGGTGCTTGGTGGAATGGCTGTGTCTCTGTGGGCTGGCCAGCTCTGAGTGGCCCACAGCATCATTGGTGGTGCTGAAGACCTTGACAGCATCATCATAGCGCAACTTGAGGAGTCGTCCAACTTCATGGAAAGGCGAAAGCTGCTTCCAACATGTCCGGACAGCACATGAACCAGAGACGCCATGGCACTTGCATGTGGTTTTGAGACCATTTTTCACAGCCTgatgaggaagagaagcagTAATCATTATCTCCCAGGACCACGAGCCTGGTTCTGGGTAGAGATTACACTTCAGTTGCAGACAGCCTGAGAGTACTTCAGTTTTATTGACATTATTcctattttacagaaagaaaatgaaaaaatagagGAATATCTACAGAGTTGGTCAGAAAGTTAAACCCTGAATGATTATAAACGTCTGAATATTGAGGCTAGCCAAATTCTTACTAAGCATATGTTTGGAACAGCAGGAGTAGTCAACCATGAAACTGTGTATCTCCAGCATGGTCAATTCCCGCTCTTAGCATATTCAAATCAAGACAGTGCTCTAATCAAACAAGTAATTAGactcaataaataaaaataatggtaaGCCAGTAGCCTGTAATATATAAGCCAAAATGCTTGATCTAATGGCCTCCCTAACCCAAAACTGTAGCATGACTAGGTCCATAGCAAATCACACAGACATAGCAAATCTCCTCTGGACTCATAAATGATCTCAATAGTATCAACCCTTGATCTGCTTCATACTTCATACCAGCACTGAAGCTCTAGCTGTTGTCAAACCTCCCTCTGGCCATCACATAACCAACACAGTAATTCAGCCAGTGAGTTTCACAGCAGTTACTGTACTGCATATTACTACCACTCAGCCTTTGATATCGGTAGAGGGTATAGCTTGCTACTCTCCTATTCTGAACATCTAACTCCTCATATCAGCGTTCTGGAGACTTTCCAGGGAGCTCTCTCTACAAAACTGAGAGCCAAAACACACAGGTAAACAGGGGTCTGGTTTCTGACTAGGGGCAGTGAATACTCCTCTCACAAACACCCTTGGCTGAGGATGGGTTGGAAGACTTGCACTGAACCCTAACTTCTCTTTAGGCCTGCTGCTGCAACTCCTCACCTTGATGCCAACATTGGTGTTGTGGATGTCCACCTTGGCCCGTAGGTCTTTGCCAATCCTCTTCTGACCCAGGAATTTTTTCAGGAACTTTGTGCTGTATTTGAGGTTGTCTCCACAAACACCCCATTGCCAGGCCTTGCGGTTCTCCAGGTCTGGGGAGTCATCACAAGTGCAGCGCTCCATGCGCCCAGCACTACATGCTCTGGCCAATGAGTGGGTGAGAGCTGCAGAAGACACTGCATATAGGAAGGCAGTTTCCTTAAAACCTGCACAGGAGAAGGATTATGAGAGGGTAGGTGcaagaaaggcaaaataagGTGTTCATCCACCTCACTGGCTCTCCTGGCTGTCCATGAGCTAATACCAAGCACAATACTTGTCTTACagacaaaagagacaaaattctTACACTACCTGCACATAAATCCTAGCAGAGAAACCCAATATCAGGTTTGAAGTAACTGGTATATTAACATCCCAGTCTCACCTGATGACTGAGACTGATTCAATATGGACACAGAAGACCACTCATGAATCAAAGGATTAGAAGGGCAATATACAAACAGTCTTGGGAAAATGTGCAACTACAAAAAGTGAAAGTCATGAAATTCTATTTGTCCCCCATCCTCACCACTGAGCTGATAGGTGTGAATAGGGGCAGTCGCTGAAAACATGTTGTCTAAAATCatgaactattttaaaaagtttaaaatcatGAACCAACTATTGTTCATAATAATGTTCACATAATAATCATAATATGTTCACATAATAATCAACAATCATGTTCATATAATCATGTTTAAAATCATGACTATTtagcagagactgaaaaaagtattttaaaaatacattaagataCATAtcttctatttcaaaatgtttttacttgGGACTATTTTGACTTACTAGTGGTATTTCGTATCGAAAGATGACACGCAGTTTGATTGGGAAAGGTTCCATGTTGGAAGAACATCTTTGGCAAGGACAGAATCTCCAGCATATAAGTGGATTTTATAACTTCTCTGTAAAGAGACTCCCAGCGACTGTGgtgctgctttctgaagctATTCTCCTTTTTAAACCAGGCTTCCCAGACAGGCTATGTTCACCCTGATAGATATGACCATGACACACCACAACATATAAACCAtgtaagaaaatacaatgcCTGAACAGAAATTGCCTGAAGACATGAGATCAGATAGGAATGGCCATGTGACATGATATCCATGAGCTCCAGAGATGTCCCAGAAAGCACTGATCGGCACATACCTGACCTAAACCccaaaattttttattttcctgtttaactCATTGGAAAATCTTAACATTTCCTCCAGAGTTTatctgcaaaaattaaaaccaatgGAAAATTATGAATGGAATATTGCTTAACAAGTCCATAATTAGGAAGCAGACCAAGGATGAGAAAGGCAAGTGACTAATCAATATCTCAGAATGCAGGAATGGATAAGACTGGCCAAAACCAGACAACTGTTGGTTTATGAAAGATACACTTGTACATTGCATGGAGGGAAACacattgaagaaaacaaatattccaCACTGGAAAATTCCAAATTTCTTTCCAcatcagaaggaaacaaatctgttcccctaaaaaaatgaaagagagagaaccaCAGAGATCTGATCTAGTCTGCAGTGAGCCCTGTTTTGTGcaaaggttggaagggacctctagaattcatccagtccaacctcaAATCTTTCCATCATTCTATTCCCTCAAAGAATTCCCATCCAGCTGTAATAACAGATCAGACCAATGACTGCCGAGATCCGGGTGAGGTCACCATAAATCTGACCACAGAAGAGGACAAATAGTTCTTCTGATAGCTATCAGTAAGAAGAATGACAAATTGACTAATCATACACATAATGGAGAGGCTGTATTTGCAAATTCAAGACAGACGTCAAATGTGATTGTTCAAAttccaaaattttaaaagaaatatctaGCAATAGTCTAGACATGagagagacaagaaaatatTGAGGAAGTCAAGGAGTTCAATCAACAAACTTCTTCCTGCCTCCACATTTAAGTTGTTGTATCACAAGTAACAAGGGACAAGTAACTTCCAGCTAAGCTCTCTGATTGACAATGCTCTGTAAATGTTTGAGGGTACtggaagaataatgaaaaaatgtcacCAAATCTGTCTAAAGTTTTGGAAAAACTTGTATGGGATTCAGTCATTACAGATTTTGAATAGCAAAACAATGCTCACACATTTTCAAACACTGGTTAACTCAAAAGAAGGAGCTAAGAGAGGATAAGATACATTTGGGATCCTAAACTTGAAAAACAGTTCCAGTAGCTGATCTCCAAATACTTACCAGATTCCCAGTATCCTATATGAGATACTGGTACCAGAAGAGAGGAGTGCATTTTAGAAACACTTTCTCATACCATATAAAGCTAGAAGTACCATTCAGATCCACATACTCTGCTAAATCTGACTTTGTGGAACACCACACTGCTTCTGCTATTTCTGAGTAGTGATGGTTTGGTTCTTTCTGTGGTATTCCACGTAACTGCTGGCCAGATATCAACCCACTTGAAATCAGAGACCATTGCTTGTGGTCAGACCATTGCAGACAGCAGTAACTGAAGATAAAGAGCATACTTTCAAATCAtgtcctttttctcctccctcccacctcctttTATGGCAGAGGTTCAGTGTCAAATGCTTGTCTGAAAAATCTATGATTCCTTCTCATTCATTGTAAGGGACTGATCCCCATTTAATTAATTCACAAGCACATgagtaaagagaaaatgaagcgTCCTTAAGGCCTTGTTGAATAACAATGAACAACAGAGcagctatttaaaatgtattttcagaaggatATAGCACAAATGAGCAGGAATCCACTCCAACAAACATGTTATTGAGAAGATCTAAATGGAGGTTTCTCCATGTGTGCTGGGTACCTATCCTCCCACTGTGTTGATGGTGCTCTTGTAACCACAGCCAGTGGAACCTGGCTGTCAGAGTCTGTTTTAGGGATGACTCCCTCTCCTGCCCCTATATTCACTAGGTGGCTAGTGACTATAATAAAATCTTAAACACTCTGTGCAAGGGGGAACACCTAAACACAGACATCTTTTTTGGGCAGTAGTAGGTTCAATTACAAACAACCAGCACGAAGTTGAATTTCAAGATGCTGAAACAAGCCAGCTACTCTTGGTAGGACCTTGCACATTTCCAAGTCTTCCTCTGAGCTCCCGTGAATTATTTCTCTAACTTAGCAGCCTATAAATACAGAATGACATTTGCTGTGATGGTAAGACACTGTTCTGTGGTATGGTGTGCTCTACACCACAATGAAAACTATAACAGGAGGAGTTTAGCCATATGGTGACTCTGCCAAAGGAAAGATGCTCAAGGTTGAAGATTTGAAGATACTACAGTAAAGACAGTGTGAGTATTTCAGAGCAAGTGGAAGAAACAActctctggaagaaaaaaaaaaaaaggaaaaaaagaaaaacaaaaaaaccaccaaccacAGACCAGAGAGGTATAGACCTGTATAAAGCTTTAGAAAAGAAGGACTTCTCAAGATCTTTAGCCCAACcacctgctcaaagcagggctaACTCAAATCAAGTTGTTCAAGGCTTTGTCCAACTGagttttgaaagtctccaggGATGGAAATTCTATGACCTCTCTGAGCCACTGCTCCTGTGCTGTATCATTCCAACTTCCTCATAACATCAGTGAAACCACTGTTAGAACATCAAATAATCTGAACAACATGAAGCAAAGAAATGGAGAGAGGATTGTGGAGCGCTCAGTTCTCAAGGATTTTTCTGAATGGCTGGATCTGAGCTGTCTTTGCTATAGGtattattttccccaaatcatCATGTTGTTTGAGATGAAATATAGCCTGCCTGACCTCCAGCAGCAACTGACTACATTTATGCCGCACCTTGGAAACCAAAAAACTCATCACTATTTCACAAGCTTTACATAAAGACATGAACTGCCACCATGCACAAAGATGGCTTGCAATGTCTTTCTGGGAACATTTTAAATCCCTCTATTTTcgtggattttttaaaaagtggagaAGGAATGAAGGGAGATTTTACATGGATCAGCGGAAAGCAATAGCCACCATACATGACTGCAATAGTTATAGAAGGATTGTAGGTATGGTATGAAGGatggtgtgtgtgtaaatataaatatgtatatatacatgctGTATACTTGAAATGCCAGCTTTATTTTCACCATCTACTTCATTTGTTGCTTTACATTGACAGTCTTCTGGATACAACTAGGAAACTCCTTTTGCATAACCTGCAATCCTTCTATGACTATTGCAGTCATGTAATAAAGCAACAAATGAAGCAGATGGTGAAAATAAAGCTGGCATTTCAAAAACCAGAAAACCCATggtatacatatacatatatatattaaaataagcaaatacaaaaaataagatGATGGCATctggagaagcaggaaaaacatCTGTGATCCTAGCCAGTCACTGAATTTTTTTAGTTGTGAATGCAAATTAAGTGTGGCTTTTCATCTACTATAAAAATGAACCATCTCACCAGAACATgatcttttctcctctcttccactAGTAGGACCATTAAAGACTGTTAAGTGAATGCTTTTCTTGATGGCTTATCTACAACCATGACAATATCAAACTATCTAATCATTTCTAAAATTCTTCATCACTACTTGGGTGAAAGGAAAATAGTCCATTTTCTGACTGATGATTTccaaagcagcaacaaaacagcATTAGGAATTTGTGAGAAATACATcaaaagaagcagctgaaaatgtTCGTcttctttgtgaaagaaattaACCTGTTTGcaagataaaggaaaatgagaactAATAATTGCTTCCAGCCAACTGTCCTCTCATACAGGGGATGTACACAGCATACTTTACTGTATTAAATCATCATTTGATCCTTAAGATTGTGTAATAAAAGTTTTCAAACACTTATCCTCATCTGCCAAAACAGGTTTTAAATTACAggtgatattttattttgtcaatcTGGAGTCCATGGAAATGTTGAGGCATGCCACCACAagataattaaatgttttccagcTATTTGAAGATGAGGATTATTCAATTGTCATTTTCAAGTTCTTTGAGGTTGATGGAGGCAGACATGTCAGAAAGTCACTCAAAATGATCATGAACAGCTTCTTCGTGAGCTTAAAAAGTCACAATAGAGGTTTGCAATGAAGTAAATCTGATCTTGTATGTGCTGAAGtttactaaaatattaatatatttaattgaataaaatttgataattttaaattgaaatgttaTAATGTTTCAATTCCAATgctaattaacattttaatttcatcaaaGTTAATATTGGCTtattcagctgcttttttgttaacttttatTCATTAATATTATTGAGGGGCTGAAACTGGGTAATACTGAAGACTGAAACTCAGCATATGTTACTAAATATTACTGAAGAACTGAAGCTCAGTAACAGGTTGGTCAGGTACTATTTGGATGAGGACAGGTTCA
The sequence above is drawn from the Cygnus olor isolate bCygOlo1 chromosome 25, bCygOlo1.pri.v2, whole genome shotgun sequence genome and encodes:
- the WNT9B gene encoding protein Wnt-9b; amino-acid sequence: MRAAAAACSRLLLLLLFLLLLLPPPPPPAAAYFGLTGKEALTHFPSLGPSTNSAQGKVHMKQCDLLKLSRKQKRLCRREPGLAETLRDAIRLGIMECQYQFRSERWNCSLEGRTSLLKRGFKETAFLYAVSSAALTHSLARACSAGRMERCTCDDSPDLENRKAWQWGVCGDNLKYSTKFLKKFLGQKRIGKDLRAKVDIHNTNVGIKAVKNGLKTTCKCHGVSGSCAVRTCWKQLSPFHEVGRLLKLRYDDAVKVFSTTNDAVGHSELASPQRHSHSTKHPASPRATDLVYVEDSPSFCRPSKYSLGTAGRTCSREGNCDSMCCGRGYNTQSRLVTFSCHCQVQWCCYVECQQCMQEEVVYSCKQ